The following is a genomic window from Chryseobacterium ginsenosidimutans.
TGGGAAACGCTTTGTGAAGCACAAAAAAATGGTGGTTATAGTGTTGATGGTGGTTTTGCAGAATATGTAATTGCAGATTCAAGGTATGTCGGACATCTGAAATCGAATGTCAACTTTCTGGAAATTGCGCCGATTCTTTGTGCGGGAGTTACTGTTTATAAAGGTTTAAAAGAAACGGAAACAAAACCTGGAGAGTGGGTTGCGATCTCAGGAATTGGAGGTCTTGGTCATGTGGCGGTTCAATATGCAAAAGCAATGGGAATGCACGTTGCAGCAATTGATGTTGCGGATGATAAATTAGAATTAGCTAAAAAACTAGGAGCAGATTTAGTGGTCAATGCAAAGAACACAGATCCCGGAGAATATCTACATAAGGAAGTCGGCGGAATGCACGGCGCATTGATTACAGCAGTTTCTCCAATTGCCTTTAAACAGGGAATTGATGTGTTGAGGAGAAAAGGAACCATTGCTTTAAATGGTCTTCCTCCCGGTTCTTTTGAATTGCCGATTTTTGAAACGGTGTTAAAAAGAATTACGGTAAGAGGCTCAATTGTAGGAACGAGAAAAGATCTTCAGGAAGCATTAGACTTTGCGAATGAAGGATTGGTAAAAGCAACTGTAACTGCTGCAAAATTAGAAGACATCAACGATGTTTTTGATAAAATGAAGAAAGGACAGATCGACGGAAGAATTGTTCTTGATATCGCAGGAAGTGCAGGTTAATTATATTAAGTGTGTGTGGTTCGGCGAAATTTATTTCGCCGAACTTTTTTAACTTTACTAATGAATAGACAATTATTAATCTTAAAAATAACAGATTAAAATAAACCAACACAAAAAACAAAGAAAATGGAAACAAAAATATCCAGAGTATCCGTTACAGAAAAAGCTTTAGAAGTAATCTGGGAATTAGAAAAAAAATACGGTGATTTGATGTTTTATCAAGCGGGAGGATGCTGTGAGGGAACACAACCGCAATGTTTTGAAAAAGGTGGCTTTTATCCCAGAATGAATGATGCAATGATTGGAACGATCAATAATCATGAATTCTGGATCGACCGCGATTTATTTGAATACTGGCAATATTCACATTTTACATTAGATGTTACAGACGGTTTCGGACCTGGCGGTTTTTCTTTGGAAACGCCTTTAGGAAAAACATTTAAAGTTAATTATAAACTTTTCACTCCTGAAGAACTTCAAAATTTAGAACCTGTAAAAAGAAGTGAATGATTTTATTGATAGCTTTTAAACTGAGTTTTTCTGAACAATAAAGTTTAATTCTCTCTCAAAATCATATTTTCCCTTTGTAATATTTCTTTTTAGAGTAAAATAATGGGTTACAAATCCAATTAATGGTATTATCACTATAAAAAACATATCAGAACTACCTTGAAAAGTAATATTGAAAAATATAATTAAGAAAACGATCAGAAAAATAAAGGATACAATAAAATATTTTACTGGTGTGAATTCTATTTTGATCAATGTTTTTCCATTTTCTTCATTGATAGTACCTTTTATATAAGGATTTGGGATATTACCGTCAAAAAAATGTTTTCTTCGTCTTATTACAAATCCACTTTTATTTACATATCCTTTATATTCATATCTATTGGGAATGGAATATTCTGCAGTTTCAAAAATATTAAAATTGCTCTCGTAAATGATTTTTTTCAGGCTTTCAGTGAATTCGGCTCTATTCATTGTTGTTTCAAAACTTAATTCATTATAAAGCCCGATACTTTTATAAAAAGAATTTATATATTAATTTGTAAAAATTACTGTAAATATTCGTGTAATTGTGTTCTAAATATCATCAAACCTTCACAAACCGATTCACAAACATCGAAGCTACCAATTGTCCAACCGCATTCAGAACTGTTGCTAAAGGGTCAACCAATGTCCCGATAATCATCACTGCAGGAATCGCTTCCTGAGGCAATTTATAAACAGAGATCATCAGCATTTCGCCAATATATCCACCGTTTGGAATTCCGCCGGCAACAATACTTACAAAAACGGTAATTCCTAACGCCAATAAAAGGTTGGTCGGCTCAAAAAAGTCTCGTCCGATAATTAAAAAAGCTACATAAATTTTAATAATTGAAGACATTGATGAGCCGTTTTTATGCAAAGTAGTTCCAATCGGAATCACAATATTCGAAATCTGGTTTGGAATACCTATTTTTGAAGCTGCCAGTAAATTTGTTGGCATTGTAGCAAAACTGCTGCAAGTACTCAAAGCCGTAAGAGTGGGGAAAATCGCGTTTGTCCAGAAACTTTTTACCCCGCTGTGACCTTTTGCCATAAAAGCATACAGTGAAAAAAACACTAAGAAATATACTATTCCGGCAATATAGTATAATCCCAAAGGTTTGGCATAAAATCCGAAAAGCTGAGGTCCTAAAGTTGCAACCTGATAGGCAAAATATGCTCCCAAACCAATCGGAGCAATTTTCATAATTAATAAAAGCAATTCTTTCATCACTTCATATCCTGAAGCAATAAACATTCTGAAAGGCTGTCCCTTTTCTCCTGCTTTTCTGGCAGAAAACCCTGTCATGAAAGCAAAAATCAAAAGAGCCAGCATATTTTGTCTTGAGAAAAGCTGAGTAAATTCTCCAACGGTAAAAAATGCTACAATTCTATTTCCCCAACTGTCACTATTGGTAGCTTCTTCTACAATTTCCGAACTTCCCGAAACTCCCGAAACCGGAAATAAGTAGACTGCACAAATCGTAAAAATAGCTGCTGTTAAAATAAAAAACAGAAAGGTAAAAGCCATTGTTACCATTATTTTTCCAAACTTCGATTGTTGTTCTAATGAGGCAATAGAATTGGAAACTGCAAAAAAGACTAATGGCACTACACTTACAAAAAGCAGATTCAGGAAAATATCTCCTAACGGTTTCAGATAACCAACAATATGAGGAGCAACAATTCCGATGATGCTTCCCACGGTGATTCCCAATAATAAAAGTAAGATTCCTGAGTAGTTTTTCAACACTTCTTTCATGCGTGCTTTTTAATCAAAGATAAGTTTATTTTTAACATTCTATTATATAAATTTCAATCATAAAATTCATAAATTTGAGTAAATATCGTTTCTATGGCTTATATAGATTACTATAAAATTTTAGGCGTAGACAAGAACGCAACTCAGGAAGACATTAAAAAAGCTTACCGGAAAGCAGCAAGAAAACTGCATCCCGATCTTAATCCTAATGATAAGGAAGCAGAAAGAAAATTCAAGGAGCTTAATGAAGCTAATGAAGTTCTCAGTAATCCTGAAAATCGTACAAAATACGACAAGTATGGTGAACATTGGAAACATGGCGAAGAATATGAAAAAGCTCAGCAACAACAGCAAAGGCAACATCAAAGTCAGGGTGGAAATTTCGGAGACGGATTTTCAGGAGCCGATTTTGGGGAAGGTGAAGATTTCTCAGATTTTTTCCAAAGTATGTTTGGCGGTGCAGGAGGCGGTTTTGGAAGAAATTCGAGAGGAAGTGCTTCGGGGAAATTTAAAGGTCAGGATGTTAATGCAGAATTGAATTTAAGTTTAAAAGATGCTTCGACAACTCACCAGCAGACTTTTGATATTAATGGTAAGAAGGTACGAATTACAATTCCTGCAGGAGTTCATGATGGGCAACAAATCAAATTAAAAGGTCACGGAAATCCAGGTTTTAATGGTGGGCCTAATGGAGATTTATATATTACCTTTAATATTCCGGTGGATCCGAATTTCGAAAGGGTTGGAGATGATTTAAAAACAAAAATATCTATCGATTTGTACACGGCAGTTTTAGGCGGTGATGTAAAAGTGAGTACATTGGACGGAAGTGTTAATCTTAAAGTAAAACCTGAAACTCAAAACGGAACAACGGTACGATTGAAAGGAAAAGGTTTTCCGGTTTACAAAAAAGATGGGCAGTTTGGCGATTTGTTTGTGACCTATGAAGTGAAATTGCCGACCAATCTTACTGAAAAGCAAAAAGAACTTTTTGAACAACTTAAAAATTCTTAACCCATGAGTGAAAGAATATCGCGAGAAGAACTCGTAAAAATATACAATATTGAGATCACTTTTTTTGATGAACTGGTAGATTCCGGCTTGCTGAATACTCAGATGGAAAATGAGATCCGTTATGTAATGTACGAAGATTTACCGGCATTTGAGAGATTTACAAACTTACATTATGACTTAGAAATCAATCTTCCGGGTTTGGAGGTTATTCATGATATGCTGAAAAAAATGGAAGATTTAAAAAAGAAAAACCGCGAATTACTGACTAAACTTTCAATAATGAGTGATCGATATGAAGATATTTGATAAAGAAGTTGGAAATCCAGCCATAGTTTAAAATATTTGGCTTTAGACGAAGGTTTTATTTCAAATCCAGACTATTTCATTTAGCTTTGTAGGATTGAGACTAAATTAATAATTATGAACGAAGAAAAGGTTATTGTTCTTAAACCTAAAAGACAGGATTTTGAGGAAATATATTTTAGCGGAAATCAGGGAAATTTATTTTTCTCATCGACGACAAGAGGAAAAACGATTACCACAATTGTTGTAGGATTGATTTTAATAATTCTCTTCTTCTTTAAAGACGATTTTACCAAAGAAAAATTCGGGGTTTTCTATTTTGTAAGCTTTCTGTTTTTGCTCTGTGCTGTTTTTCTTTCGGTAGGCATTAACAAAGTTTCAAGATGGAAAAAACAGGTTAACAGTTATTTGACTAAACTTGAAAATTGCAAAATCTACGAAATTACATTCGATAATAGCTTTTTCACGGTAAATATTGATGGAGAAAAAGAAACGAGTGAATGGAAAGACTTTGAATATTTCGACAGTATCGAAAATTATATTGCTCTTGAAGGCAAATACACGTATATGTTTCCCAAAAAATCCATGAGCGAAAAAGATTATAACCTTTTGAAGAAAGTACTTAAAGAAAATATCAAGCAATAAAAAATCAGAGTAAAATTTACTCTGATTTTTGTTTTATAGTGAAAAGCCGATTAATCAAGCCAGCCCATTTCCTTCATCCAGTCGTCGTTGTAGATTTTCCCGACGTATCTTGAACCATGATCGTGAAGAAGAACAACGATCACATCATCTTTTGTAAACTGATCTTTCATCTGAACCAAAGAAGCAATAGCGCTTCCCGCAGAATACCCGCAGAAAATTCCTTCTTCTTTTGCTAATTTTCTGGCATATATTGCTCCGTCTTTATCTGTTACTTTTTCAAAATGATCAATAATTGACATATCATAATTTTCAGGAATAATATCTTCACCAATTCCTTCTGTAATATATGTATATGCATGATCATAATGAAGTTCACCAGTTTCGTGAAACTCCTTTAAAATAGAGCCATACGTGTCTACTCCAATTACTTTAATGTTTGGGTTTCTCTCTTTGAAAAACATTCCGCAACCTGTAATTGTACCTCCCGTTCCGGCTCCAACTACGAAATGAGTTAAATTTCCATCTGTCTGTTCCCAAATTTCTGGCGCAGTAGACTCATAATGAGCCGTTCTGTTTGATAAATTATCATATTGATTCACATACCAGCCGTTTTCTGTTTCGGTTGCCAGCCTTTTGGAAACCGAGTAATAAGAACGTGGATCTGTAGGTTTAACGTCTGTCGGACAAACAATTACCTCTGCTCCGACAGCACGGAGAATATCACATTTTTCTTTTGATTGTTTTGAGTTGGTCACGAAAATACATTTGTAACCTTTGATGATAGCTGCAAGAGCCAATCCCATCCCCGTATTTCCGGAAGTCCCTTCAATAATGGTTCCGCCCGGTTTTAATCTTCCGTCTTTTTCAGCATCTTCAATCATCTTTAGAGCCATTCTGTCTTTCACAGAATTTCCCGGATTGAATGTTTCAACCTTTGCCAAAACTAATGCCGGAAAATCTTCACCTAAAACCTTGTTAAGCTTTACCAATGGTGTATTTCCGATAGTTTCAAGGATGTTTTTTGCGTATTTCATAAATGTTTTTTATATGCGATGCAAAGATACGGCTTTCAGGATAATTAAAAATGAATTACAAAGAATGAAGAATTAAAAATAATCGTTGAATTACTTATTTTTCATTAACTATTTTTTGCTATTGATTAATTTTGGGAGCTATTTCCCGCTTTCCGTTACAATCTTTTTTTTCAAAAAAGGATTTTCACTTCAATCGGGGCTAGGATTTTGCCATCATCAGAACATTTGTCATTACGGGGAGCAAAGTGACAAAGCAATGTCTTAAAAAATAAAGCATTAAGTTTGCCATCCTTTTTGTCATTCCGTAGGAATCTCAAAAGTTGAAAGGCAAATGCGAGTCTAGATTCCTTCGGAAACTTTATGTGAAAAATAAATTAACAATCTGTCATGAGTAACTTTTACACTAAACTTGTAAAATTCACATTTGACTAACGAAGCTAAATTGACAATTCACCTTAATTATATTTAATCGCTTTCACCGGAGAAATTTTACTGATTAGATAGCTGGGAACGATCAATGCCAATCCGGAAATAAACAAAATTCCCACAGAAATAGAAATAATTGCAATCGGATTAAGATCAACAGGAACTGTACTCACATAATAATTTTCAGGATTTAACTTAATAATTCCAAAAAACTTTTGGATTAAGATTAATCCAATACCAATTGCATTGCCATACAAAAGCCCCGGAATCATAATGATCAAAGTATAATTGATAAAGGTTGCTCTGATTTGAGAATTGCTTGCTCCAAGAGTTTTTAACAAACCTATTGAATTCGTTCTTTCAATAATTAAAATCAAAAGAACCATGATAATATTAATGACAACAACGATTAACATAATGATGATAATTAATGCAATATTTGTGTCAAAAATACTGATCCAGTCTGTGATCTGAGGGAATTTTTCAGTTGCTTTTTCTGCGTAGTTTTTATATCCTATCAATTTTTCAATTTCAGGGAAATCTCTGTCGATATCGTTCACGTCTTTAAGGAAAATATCAATTCCGCCGATTTCATCAGGTTTCATATCCTGTATTTTTCTCACATGATTAATTCCGCCGATAACGAACTGCTCATCAATCATTTTGATGTCAGTTTTGTAAATTCCTACGACTTCAAACTTTCTGTAGATCGGTTGTTGCCCGGTTTTTGAAAATACGGTAACGATGCTGTCTTTTACCTTTAAATGCAGATCATTGGCTATTTTCTGGGAAATTGTAACTCCGTTATTATAGCCGATTTCTGTAATTTTAGGAGTTGTTCCTGCAATAAGAAATTTCTTGAATCTTAAACTGTCAAAGTCTTTTCCTACACCTTTAAAAATAATTCCCGCAAAATTATGCTCGTTACGCATAATTCCTGTTACCATTGCATATTTCTGAACGGTTTGTACATCAGGAAGCTCCTTTATTTTTGAAATATTTAAACCCTGATTATCGAGAACAGAAGTTGTGTAAGAAGAATTTGATCTTGTGGATTTTACGGTAATGTGTCCGCTGAAATCTGCCAATCTCTCTTTAATTGCCTTCTTTGAACCGAAACCGGTAGAAACGGTGATCAATGAGACGATAAGGCCCAAAGCCACAGAAAGCCTGCCAATGAAGATGATAACCCTTGAAAGGTTATTTTTGTTATCTTTGGAAAACGCTATTTTTCTAGAGAAATATAAAGGAAACTTCAAGCTTATGAATTTAGATTTCAAAATTAAAAATTTACTTCTGATTTGCCTAATTTTTTTAGGAGTATTCAGTCAATATTATTCTCAAACAGGTCATATTGGTGGTTTTAAAACTGGTGCAGATCAACCCGAATTGTATTTACCTTTATTAAAAGGAAAAACAATAGGAGTTGTGACCAATCAAACAGGTTTAATGAGCGATAAAACTTTTCTGGTAGATTTTTTAGTGAAAAATAATATTAAGATAAAATCAATTTTTGCTCCTGAACACGGTTTCAGAGGTGATGCCGATGCAGGTGAAAAAGTGAAAAACGGAGTTGACGTGAAAACAGGAATTCCCATCGTTTCTTTATATGGAAATAACAAAAAACCAAAACCTGAACAGTTAAAAGGAATTGATGTTGTTGTATTTGATATTCAGGATGTTGGTGTAAGATTTTATACTTATATTTCTACCTTAACCTATTTAATGGAAGCCGGTGCGGAAAATAATGTTGAAATCATAGTTTTGGACCGCCCAAATCCGCACGACGGTTATACTGACGGACCTGTTTTAAAGAAAAAATGGTCAAGTTTTGTTGGAATGCACGAAGTTCCGGTAGTTTATGGTCTGACAATCGGTGAATATGGAAAAATGGTGAATGGCGAAAAATGGTTAAATAATGGAGTTCAGGCGAAATATACTTTAATTCCGATGAAAAATTATCACAAAAAGCAACGTTATCCGATTTTAGATAAGCCTTCTCCAAATTTACCGAACGATAGATCGATCAATCTTTATCCAAGTTTATGCTTCTTTGAGGGAACGCAGGTGTCCGTGGGAAGAGGTACAGATTTACCTTTTCAGATTTATGGTTCACCATGGACGAAAAGTTTACCGTATCAGTTTACTCCAAAACCGACTTCAGGTGCAAAAGATCCTTTTTTAAATGGTAAATTATGCTACGGTGAAAATCTTTCAGCTTATAAAACTGATTTGAGAGAATTAAATTTGGAATGGGTAATTAATGCATATAAAAATTATAAGAATCCCGATCTTGATTTTTTCCTTCAGAATCCTAAGGGCAATCTTTGGTTTGATACATTGGCGGGAACTGATGAATTGAGAAAACAGATTGTGGCAGGAAAATCAGGCCCTGAAATTAAATCATCATGGAAGTCTGGCCTTAAGAACTTCGAAAAGATCAGAGAAAAATATATAGTTTATGAAAACTGATAAAAAATGTCAATTGTAAATTTACGATTGACATTTTTATTTAGAATTTAATTTAATCAAAATTATGCGGCGGAGTTTTATCATTTTTCCCCTTGTTCATAATAACAAGTCCGATGGATAATCCGATAACTCCAGCAACTGCAATCATTAAAGCCCTTTCTAATTTATCAGCCTGATCGTTTCCAAGATAATTCATTAAAAACAGGATGATAAAAGTAATGACACAAATGATAATATGATTTTTCCCGAATAGTTTCATTGAATTATTTTAATTTATAAGAAATCATGATGCCACCTCTGTAAGGAAGAATCTCTCCACTTTTATTGTATCCTTTGGGGCTGTCATAGCGTTCTCCTGTTGAACGGACATATCCTTTATAAAAGTCCTGAGAACTTCCAATACCTGCATAAACATCAACATTCCATCTGTCTGAAACCTTGAACTGATATCCTCCCGTAATACCAAATATTAAAGAATATCCTTTCTGATAAACATCGGAATTTTTATGGACAGTTCCTGTTTTATCATCTGTAAATTTTCTATCGTTCCAATAATTCCATTTTTGTGCAATGAAATGGGACCCTGCAATATTTCCTCCGATATACCAGTGCTTGAAAGCCTCATTGAAATAGTATCTGCCTTCTACTGAAACAGAATAATATTGCAGTTCATGGCCTGAAAAAGATTTCCATGGAGAAATAAGAACATCACCCTGTACGGTAATTTTTTTACTTAACTGATGCTCTAATCCGATATTTACAACTCCAATCGGAATTAATAAAGCATTACCTTTTATGTAAACACTTGTTTCGTTGTTTGGCTCCTGCTCCTGAGCATTTAAATTTCCTAATAAAAATAAGGTTAGGAATCCTGTAATAAATTTAATTTTCGACATTTGTTATTTTATTTGTTTTAATAACTCTTCTGCTAAAGTAGAATCTTTCTGAGCCTGAGCTGCCATATTCTTGGACATTTCTGCATATGTTTTTGCCATATCCTTATTTCCGGTTAATAAATAAAGTTTAGCCAAAATGTATGTATTTTCAGAAGTCTCACCTCTCATTACAGACTTTTCTGCCCATTCTGCTGCTTTTTTTAATGATGAAACAGTTTTTACATGTTCAGAAAATACCCACGCTGCTTTTAATAGCTCGTTAGGTTCAAAGGCTTCTGAGTTTTTATAATATGCCAATGCTGCCTTTTCGTATTCCGGGAAGTTGGCATTTTGTTCGTAGTAGCTTAATTTTGTCTGATTAAGTTTTACTTCTGCATCATGCTTGCCTACGAGAGGTTCGGCGGTTTTCATGAAATAATCATCATTGATTCTTTTATTTTGCTTGTCAATAGACTGCTCAACAATTTTGCCTAATTTTATTTGATTATCAAATTCTTTATAGGTTTCTTCAGGTAAAAACTTTATAATCTCTGCTTTTCTCTCCGTGAAAGCTTTATAATTTTTGTCTTCCGTTGATTTTAAGAAAAATAATAAGAGACCAACATCATCTTTTGTGAATTCTTCAGTCTTTTTTTTGTTTTCAAAATATCTCTCAGAAGCCTTTTTAGCAAAATCAAAATCTGAAGAAGAATTCAGTTTCATAATGTTGATGAGAAATTCCGGATCTTTTTCACCTTTTACAAAACGCTCTTTTAAAGAACCTTTTTTATTATTCGGAGAGTTTACATCCTGCGCCATCGAAACGAAAAGACTTTCTTCCATATATCCGAAATTCTGCGAAACCAATTCGCCGTCACCGTTCAGAAAAAGGTAAGTAGGGTAGGAGCGAACACCATACTTTGCTGCAATATCTCTTCCTTCACCCTTTTCCATATCAAATCTTGCGTTTACAAAATTCGCATTATAGTAATCTCCAACGGATTTTTGAGTGAAAATATTTCTTTCCATCATTTTACAAGGTCCGCACCATGAAGCATAAGCGTCGATGAAAACAATTTTGTTTTCCTTTTTTGCTTTGGCTACCAAGTCTTTAAAAGGCAGCTCCTGAAACTGAATAGCCTCCTGAGCAAATGCTGTAATGGCAGAAAATAGTAATAATCCAGAGATGATCTTCTTCATTTTTCAAATAAAATTAAAAAAGCGAATATACTTATTTTCAACGTAAATGAGTGTGATTCGTATTGTATTAACTACGATTTAACAGTATGTTTTTGAAAAATAAAATTATAAAAACAAAAAAACCGTCTCAGTTAAGACGGTTTTAAGTGGTTTCTCCAGGAATATATGTTTTCTTTCGTAATCCTTTGCTGTAAAGGATTTTAGAAAATTTATTTTGTAAGGTAACCTAATATTTCACCTCGTAAATAAAACGATTAGTCTCAAACTGCTTAGGCAAATATAATAATTTTCTAATTTATTTAACTAATCTCAAACAAATAATTTTTCAGATTATTATCAATTTGCTTGGCACCTTACTTTAAGTCAGAATAGTTTAGATGTAATTTTAAATTTCCTTAAATAGCTTCAATTTTTATAACTTCCGTACTTACACTTTATAATTTCACAGCTATTCTTTTCCTCGAAAACTATGTTGCAAATAGCAGCAGGTAATTTGACTCCAGGCTTCCTAAATTGCTCTTGAACTTCCTTTTTTGGTAACAAGCAAAGTGATAATTTTGATAGGTAACTATATACTTTGCTGTACCATTGTATAAAGTGCTTTTGCAATATCATATGATATCCAAACAAAATTGTTATATATCATATGTTGTAATAAAATTAAAACTTTTGGGATTGGGGTGGTAACTGGAAAAATTTTAAAGATCTTCCTCATTTTGAAAGAAGGTTTGTCACAAAAACCGGCAAGCAAGTAAAAGCCTCTTGGTGAAATCTGATAAATATTCCTACTGATAAAACAGGTTATCTTATTCTTAACATTTAATTTTATACATGAAAATAATCTACGGATCTATGATTCCTAAGGAATCTTTTTGTAAAAAATAAAAACACAAAGCTTACAAAATATCAATGATGAAAAAAATTCGCATTTTGTCTCTTGATGGGGGAGGAATTAGATGAATCATTACCTGCGTCATCTTAAAATACATTGAAGAAAGGCTTCAGGAATTCGATCATCCTCATACTAAATTGGTGACTATTTCGATCTTATTGCAGGAAGCAGTACTGGAGGGCTTATTGCGAGTATGCTTCTTTTCCCATGAAACGGCAAATTGTGCAAAATATTCTATACAGCAAGCTTTTGAGCTTTATACAGAAAAAGGTGAAAGTATTTTCAAATCTTCCCTTTGGGAAAGAATTACCAATCCTTTAGTTTTCTTTGATGAAAAGTTATCAGAAGAAGGATTGGAAAAAGTACTCCTTAATTTTTTTGGAGATCTTAGCCTGAAAGATTTTATAAAACCCTGCGTGATTACTTCCTATGATATGGAAACCAGACAGGCAAAGCTTTCAACACCTTTGAAGCATGAAACTCAAAAACCGAGAATTTTTTTGTACGTGATATTTGCAGGGCAACTTCTGCGGCACCTACCTATTTTGAGCCAACAAGGATAAAATCTTTTTTCGGACAGTGGTTTACGCTCATTGACGGATGAATTTATGCAAATAATCCTTCACTTTGTGCTTATGCTGAAGCAAGAAAAATTCCATTTGGTGATTTTTTTTAAGACAGACCAAAAAAAGAATTATACTAAGCTTAATGACATGATTATGATCTCCATAGGAACCGGTGATGTAAAAAAATCTTACAAGTATGGAAACTATAAAAATGCGCTGAAAGTAAGTTGGATAGAACCTATCATCGGGATGTTGCTTTCTTCTAATGCAGAAACAGTCAATTATCAGATTTCACAGATATAACACCTTACCCGGAAGAGATAAACAAAACTATTATCGTATAGAGCCATCTCTGAGAGATGCTTCTTCAAAAATGGATGATGCCGATAAAGAAAATATAGAACACCTCATACAGGCAGGCTTATATTATGTAGATGAAAACAAAGAGCAGCTAGATGAAATTACTAAAAAATTGATTTTAAATAAAAATACCTAAATTGAATAATTATTAACAAAAATTTAACCAAAACATTGAATTTTGTATTGAAAAATCACTTAGTTTTGATAAAAATAAAAACACATTATGCCGACAGCAATACCTCAAACAATCTCAATACCACATCGTACGCCACAGGAACCAATGTAAAGTTGGAACTCACTCCCGAATCGTTCTTCTTTTTAGAAAAAGATAAACCTTATTCGCAAACCGCTACCAACAAATTTGGAATTGTAGGGACAGAAGCTGCTTCTACTTTTAGAACTACATCTAGGATCACCACTTACACAAGAGAAATATTTGCCATCTGTCCAGGTCAGGTTTTATATAGCCAATGACAAATAAAGGGATT
Proteins encoded in this region:
- a CDS encoding exo-beta-N-acetylmuramidase NamZ family protein yields the protein MNLDFKIKNLLLICLIFLGVFSQYYSQTGHIGGFKTGADQPELYLPLLKGKTIGVVTNQTGLMSDKTFLVDFLVKNNIKIKSIFAPEHGFRGDADAGEKVKNGVDVKTGIPIVSLYGNNKKPKPEQLKGIDVVVFDIQDVGVRFYTYISTLTYLMEAGAENNVEIIVLDRPNPHDGYTDGPVLKKKWSSFVGMHEVPVVYGLTIGEYGKMVNGEKWLNNGVQAKYTLIPMKNYHKKQRYPILDKPSPNLPNDRSINLYPSLCFFEGTQVSVGRGTDLPFQIYGSPWTKSLPYQFTPKPTSGAKDPFLNGKLCYGENLSAYKTDLRELNLEWVINAYKNYKNPDLDFFLQNPKGNLWFDTLAGTDELRKQIVAGKSGPEIKSSWKSGLKNFEKIREKYIVYEN
- a CDS encoding DUF3575 domain-containing protein produces the protein MSKIKFITGFLTLFLLGNLNAQEQEPNNETSVYIKGNALLIPIGVVNIGLEHQLSKKITVQGDVLISPWKSFSGHELQYYSVSVEGRYYFNEAFKHWYIGGNIAGSHFIAQKWNYWNDRKFTDDKTGTVHKNSDVYQKGYSLIFGITGGYQFKVSDRWNVDVYAGIGSSQDFYKGYVRSTGERYDSPKGYNKSGEILPYRGGIMISYKLK
- a CDS encoding thioredoxin family protein, which gives rise to MKKIISGLLLFSAITAFAQEAIQFQELPFKDLVAKAKKENKIVFIDAYASWCGPCKMMERNIFTQKSVGDYYNANFVNARFDMEKGEGRDIAAKYGVRSYPTYLFLNGDGELVSQNFGYMEESLFVSMAQDVNSPNNKKGSLKERFVKGEKDPEFLINIMKLNSSSDFDFAKKASERYFENKKKTEEFTKDDVGLLLFFLKSTEDKNYKAFTERKAEIIKFLPEETYKEFDNQIKLGKIVEQSIDKQNKRINDDYFMKTAEPLVGKHDAEVKLNQTKLSYYEQNANFPEYEKAALAYYKNSEAFEPNELLKAAWVFSEHVKTVSSLKKAAEWAEKSVMRGETSENTYILAKLYLLTGNKDMAKTYAEMSKNMAAQAQKDSTLAEELLKQIK